The sequence below is a genomic window from Salinispira pacifica.
GTATTGGAATGCATCATGAGATGTTACCAGATATCTCTGGCCTTCAGGAACAGACTGAAGTCCGGTGAGAGCCCATTCATACAGCAGTTCAAGCTGGGCCGTATATTCTACTGCGTTTTCCATGATGACAGACTCAAATTCCGGCAGCTTTGCCGATAGAAGTTCGGCCGTCCCGTTAACCGTCAGTATCCAGTTTCTTGGATCAAACCAGAAATGGGGATCATCGCTTGCACTTCCGGCCTCTCCCTCATCAATGGAGGGAACAATAAAACCCGCCCGGTTGACCGGTTCAGACATGGCGTAAATTGTTACTCCCCGTTCCCGCAGGGCTTCAAACACCGCATCAAATTGTCCTTCCAGGTGTAACCCGCTGTACACAATCATATCCGCCCGGTTCATGGCTGCAATATTCCGCTCTGTAGGCTGATACAAATGGGGATCCACCCCTGCGCCCATAAGTTTTGTGAGTTCAACGCCCTCCACATTTTCTGTAAGAATCGAAAGCAGATCGCCTGCCTGGGTGGTGGTGGCAACAATTCTCAGTGCAGAAGTTTCATCTCCGGATCCCCGGAGCTCTGATTCTGATCTTTGGGAAGATGGCGCAGAGCTGTCCGGGCCCCCGCAGCTGATGATGATACTGCTCAAGAGCAGAACCAGAACTGACAGGGCCGTTTTTGTTGTGATACCTGATGTGTGATAGGAATTCATATGTCACCTCTTAATTTGATTAGTCAAAGTATTCTTTATAGGTAATAAAAAAAGAGGAGTATGTCAATATCTTATATATGGATATATGGAGTTTCTTATGGGGAGTGCCCCAAAGAGTGTGGAATTTGCAATGTGGAAAATGCAATAAGCGGGGCTGGAGACTTTTCAATGCGCGTTGAATGCTGTATCAGGCAGGCTCCCCATTATAGAGCTGGTGCTTTTTTCTTTTGCCTCCCTGAAAACGGATAAACTCAACGGGCATGGAGCGAAATCCTGTCGAACTGATCTCTGAACCGGTTGTTTCCAGTATGGAATCCAGAGTCCGGGAAACATCCTCCAGCAGGGTATCCAGCAGCTCATCGTCCACCGGAATGACGTCTGCATTATGTTCCGGCTCCGGGGTGTCGTAAAAATGAATGGTATGGATCATGGCGTATCTCCTTTCGGCTGAAAACATAGATTTCCTGTTTGTGATTACCATGTGGTATGCATTAAAAAATGATGAAGCTGTGCTGCAGAAAATTTTTGCTTGCGATCAATGCATTCTTCCCCTATATTGTGCACATATCCCGGGGGCAATCCCCCCACACCATATATACCGGTATGACTACGGGAACCTGACGGAGAACTATAGATATGACATATTACAAAATGAACGGAGCGAAATTTGAAACCCTGGAGGAGCTGATCGAAAGTCTCTGGCCCCTCTATGAAGAGCGCATGAGCCGGGAAGAATTTGAGGCCTATGCGAAAGAAAATGCCGAAAAGATCGAGCAGTAGGTTCTTTCTGAAGGCGGAAAGCATCCCGGCTATCTTCAATATTCCATAACGGTTCAGCCAAGGAGGCGCTGCCGGGAGTGCCATTTTCCAACTTTTCTTGATTTCACGTAATTGAATCCGTATGTTACTTCCAACCAGCAAGGAAA
It includes:
- a CDS encoding metal ABC transporter solute-binding protein, Zn/Mn family translates to MNSYHTSGITTKTALSVLVLLLSSIIISCGGPDSSAPSSQRSESELRGSGDETSALRIVATTTQAGDLLSILTENVEGVELTKLMGAGVDPHLYQPTERNIAAMNRADMIVYSGLHLEGQFDAVFEALRERGVTIYAMSEPVNRAGFIVPSIDEGEAGSASDDPHFWFDPRNWILTVNGTAELLSAKLPEFESVIMENAVEYTAQLELLYEWALTGLQSVPEGQRYLVTSHDAFQYFGAAFGWKMAAIQGISTQDEAGVGDIEDTVDFVIENSIPVLFVESSIPPDSIEAVIEAIRDRGGDVRIGVRELYGDAMGEAGSFGGSYIGMLASNVLTILQSYIAAGVDITLPEWPGEMETSIPQVMLNYN